The Bacteroidota bacterium DNA window TCACGACTCTTGACTTACGACTATTTTTTGTGGAGCGTAGGGATTGTGAACCTTCAAGCACTATGTAGCTAATCGACAATCTGTTATAAAGTTTATTTTAAAAATTGTGAATCAATTGTGAAACATCATCATTCCGTAATTCATTTAGCTGGCAGCTTCTCTATCACTTTCCTGCCACGCTTTTCAATTAACGTGTAAACATACAAATAAAACTTCAAGGAACGATAGGTTTCAATAATAATCAGGGCTACAGGCAATGATTACACTTTGAAATGGTCATCAATGTATGCGTCCAATATTTTTCCATAATCAGCCGTGTCAGCCATCTCTTTTATATTAGTGAAGAATTTTTTGAAGATGAGGTTGGCGGCATCTTTCAATTCGCTATCCGTTAATTTATTCTTCAATGGTTTATATACCTCGTGAAAGACGGGCTGACCTTCCCCTTTATCAGCCTTTAACTCAAGGCTGACCAAGCCATGCCCCTCGGAAGCCTTGGTGTAAATATTTATCATCAGTTGCCTGATGGCGAGTTTCTCAACGTAGTTTTTCTTTATCACCTGTGCCAAAATGGAGTTAATGACTTTCTTTAACTCAACTTGGGATTGCGGTAATTGAGATTCGCCAATAAATAGAGTGTAAACCGGGACACCTAAAACACCACAAATTTTATTTAGCATATCCACGTTTACCGAAACCTTTCCGCTGTAGATATCATATATCGCCTGCCGTGTACGGCCAATGCTATCTGCCAAGTTCTTAACAGAAACATTCTTTTTTTCAGCGATCTCTTTGATTTTCAAACCTATTTCATTGTTCATAAATTCTTACTTATGTAAAAAATAAACATTGCGAATGTCAAAAGGTACTTGTATATTTGCCAAATATTTATTTACAGTTTTCGTTTATGGCTTTTGTTTTATTTGACAAAGATAAAATAAATATTGATACAAAGTACAAATTAAATTAAAAAAAAGGAGAAGATGGACAAAGAAACGAGAATGGAGATGAAGGAGCTCATGGCTTCCGCATTGGAAGATTTCTTCAAAAAGAAGAACCGTGACAAGACCTACACGGTGAACAGTATTGCAAAAAGGCTTGGTGTGGCTCACGCTACCATTACCAAACGCATTAAGGAAGGCTTGATACTAACCACAAGCGATGGCCGCATAGCAGAAGCGGAAGTTGAAAATTACCTTAGGAAAAAGAATTTACATCATCGCCAATTGGCAATTTAAAAAAGAGAGAATGAAAAAAATAATCTTTTCGCATTTTGAGAACATCAGGGATAAAACCCCCAAGACTATTACTGCCGATGATTTTATTAACTCCATCAGGACAGGTGATGTCAACGGCAACTGCATCAAGCCGGTCATTGAACGCATAAGAAGAACTCAAGACCGTGATGAAAGAGGTAAGTTGAAAAAGGGACTACCGGCAGTTACTATTTCTGCCATCTGTCAGAAAGGGCACAAAAAGGCTGACATAATCAGTCTTACTCATTTTTTGCAAATAGACATCGACAAAATTGAAAACCCGGAAGCGATAAAAAAGGTTCTTAGCCAAGACCCTTATTTATACCTTCTATTTGTCAGTCCAAGTGGAAATGGTATCAAAGGTATTATCTATACCGGTGAACGCAACCATAAGGATGCGTTTCAGGCGTTAAAGACATATTTCTTGAAGCAGTACGAGTTAACCATTGATGAACAGGTCAAAGACGAAAGCCGCCTTTGTTTTTACTCGTTTGACCCTGATATTTATGTCAATCCTGATGCGGCGACTTTTGAAATGCCTACATTGCAAAGTCCTCCCAGAAATGAAACAACAAGGATAAAGGTTGAAGATGTTGTAGGCAAGGTTGAATCGGCACAGCTCGATTTTACTGCTTCCTACGAGGACTGGTTAAAATTAGCCTTCGCGTTTGTAGATGAATTTGGCGCTGACGGGGAGCAGTACTTCCACCGGATAAGCAAGTTTTACGGCGGATACAGCCATGAGAGCTGTAGCGACCAATATCTCAAGTGCCTGCATGACGGAAGCCACTCGGTTGGCATAGATTTCTTTTTTGAAAAAGCTGGCAAGTTGCTTCCTTCTATCGAAGTTAGTAACAGTCCAATTCCGCCAATACCTGCTGCGACATCCTTGAATAATATAAAATTCTATCAGCCCTCTTATGATAAAGACGGCCAACTCAAGGATATCAAGATAGACTACATGAAATGGATTGACCTGTTGTATGGTCTTGGATTCAGACGGTTTGATATTGATATGAACTTTTCATTTGTCAGCGTGCAAGACCAAATAATACAGGAAGTATCCGTCACCCATATTCAGGATGCATTTATCAACTACCTCGAAGGACTACCTGAAAACCTTGGAGAAGGCATAACAAAAGAGAGTATCATTGGCAAAATTTACCGGAACCCTTCGCATTATTTCTGCGACAAAAGGTTGAATCTTCTCAAGCCCAAGCAACCGTTCGTGTTCAATTATGACACCAAGGACGAATGTTATATCTATTATCGAAATGGTTTTGTCAAATGCACATCCAGCGGGTACAAGCTATCGGCCTATACAGAATTAAAGGGGCTTATATGGCGTGACCAAATCGTTGACAGAGATTTTGCACCTGTTGACATTGATTCTTTGCCCCCGGATGTCAAAGGCGATTTTTCGGCCTTCCTGTTAAATATTTGCGGCAAAGACGAGAAACGGTTTAATGCCTTACGAACCATCATTGGATACCTGTTGCATAGTTTCTATGCCGGCAAGCTCAAGGCTGTTGTTTTTACCGACAGCAAGATATCTGATTCACCTTCGGGCAGGACAGGCAAGACACTGTTGGGGCAGGCACTGGGCTACCTGAAAAAATATACCGAGATAAACGGTAAGGACTTCGACCCTGCCAACAAGCATAAGTATTCACAGGCACATCTTGACACGCAGATTATCCACCTGAACGATGTACGTAAGCATTTCGATTTTGAAACCGTTTTCAACGATATCACCGAGGGCATCGTGGTGGACATCAAGAACGCCAAACCGTTTAAAATTAAATCAAAACTCATTGTTTCAACAAACCAAACCCTGCGTATTGAAGGGGCAAGCGCGAAGGACAGGGCAGTTGAATTTGAGTTTGCCGACCATTATAGCGAGAACTATTCCCCGGAAGATGAATTCGGGCATTGGTTTTTTCGGGATTGGGATAATGGCCAATGGCAGCTATTTGACAACTTCTGTCTTGGCTGTATTGCAACCTACCTTGCTGAAGGTGTCATAACCCCGGTACAAATAAACCTGAACAGGCGCAAGCTCCACCAGACAACAAGCGTTGAATTTGTTGAATTCATGGATAGCTTGGTTAGTGAAGGACAAATCAAGGCCGGGATTGAATATGAGAAAAAGGACTTGTATTTGAAATTTGTCGAAGACTGCCCGGATTTCGCGGAACTAAAAGGTGCGAAACAGCGCAGGTTCACTGAATGGTTGAGGAACTATGCAAGGTATTCAGGATATTTTTCACCTGTAGAACCTGAAAGACATGAACGGAAAAGCGGAGTGGCAAGATACATCGTTTTTCCACCACCTTGAGAGTGTACCTCTTTTTATACTTTTCTTACGTCCAGTACGTCCAAATGAATTAATAAACA harbors:
- a CDS encoding BT4734/BF3469 family protein: MKKIIFSHFENIRDKTPKTITADDFINSIRTGDVNGNCIKPVIERIRRTQDRDERGKLKKGLPAVTISAICQKGHKKADIISLTHFLQIDIDKIENPEAIKKVLSQDPYLYLLFVSPSGNGIKGIIYTGERNHKDAFQALKTYFLKQYELTIDEQVKDESRLCFYSFDPDIYVNPDAATFEMPTLQSPPRNETTRIKVEDVVGKVESAQLDFTASYEDWLKLAFAFVDEFGADGEQYFHRISKFYGGYSHESCSDQYLKCLHDGSHSVGIDFFFEKAGKLLPSIEVSNSPIPPIPAATSLNNIKFYQPSYDKDGQLKDIKIDYMKWIDLLYGLGFRRFDIDMNFSFVSVQDQIIQEVSVTHIQDAFINYLEGLPENLGEGITKESIIGKIYRNPSHYFCDKRLNLLKPKQPFVFNYDTKDECYIYYRNGFVKCTSSGYKLSAYTELKGLIWRDQIVDRDFAPVDIDSLPPDVKGDFSAFLLNICGKDEKRFNALRTIIGYLLHSFYAGKLKAVVFTDSKISDSPSGRTGKTLLGQALGYLKKYTEINGKDFDPANKHKYSQAHLDTQIIHLNDVRKHFDFETVFNDITEGIVVDIKNAKPFKIKSKLIVSTNQTLRIEGASAKDRAVEFEFADHYSENYSPEDEFGHWFFRDWDNGQWQLFDNFCLGCIATYLAEGVITPVQINLNRRKLHQTTSVEFVEFMDSLVSEGQIKAGIEYEKKDLYLKFVEDCPDFAELKGAKQRRFTEWLRNYARYSGYFSPVEPERHERKSGVARYIVFPPP
- a CDS encoding helix-turn-helix transcriptional regulator → MNNEIGLKIKEIAEKKNVSVKNLADSIGRTRQAIYDIYSGKVSVNVDMLNKICGVLGVPVYTLFIGESQLPQSQVELKKVINSILAQVIKKNYVEKLAIRQLMINIYTKASEGHGLVSLELKADKGEGQPVFHEVYKPLKNKLTDSELKDAANLIFKKFFTNIKEMADTADYGKILDAYIDDHFKV